The following coding sequences lie in one Patescibacteria group bacterium genomic window:
- a CDS encoding type II secretion system protein, protein MFGEFLFTMKYKRGITLIEIIIVTALLGVVASLGLFVSTRDYQNSSFRNQRDMLVLALQHSRAQSMHNVCLGNCTDGAAHGVHLEISSGKLLKLIMFQGKIYNTTDSLNVPIDVGKNISQAIDATGPVDIYFEQLSADANPASIILSDETSASSTITIGSEGQISWTN, encoded by the coding sequence ATGTTTGGCGAATTTCTTTTTACGATGAAATACAAACGAGGAATCACTCTCATAGAAATTATTATCGTCACTGCGCTTCTTGGTGTCGTAGCTTCACTCGGTTTATTTGTCAGTACGCGGGATTACCAAAATTCTTCTTTCCGTAACCAACGAGACATGCTGGTCTTGGCCCTTCAGCACTCTCGAGCACAATCCATGCACAACGTCTGTCTTGGCAATTGTACCGACGGCGCGGCTCACGGCGTCCATTTGGAAATAAGTTCCGGAAAACTTTTGAAATTAATTATGTTTCAAGGAAAAATCTACAACACGACTGACTCACTCAACGTTCCAATTGACGTTGGTAAAAATATTTCTCAAGCAATCGACGCCACCGGACCGGTCGATATTTATTTTGAACAACTCTCAGCAGATGCAAATCCGGCAAGCATTATTCTCTCAGATGAAACTAGCGCATCATCAACAATAACCATCGGCAGTGAAGGACAAATTTCATGGACCAACTAA
- a CDS encoding GspE/PulE family protein, producing MPLPSSEKIERVAQELLRGENLSIINLFAGLLEEAHGARVSDIHIDPNVESVRIRFRIDGVLQHAHDFPKKIHSEIISRIKVLARLRTDEHQATQDGRFRHIFSDTNEIVDIRVSIVPTYHGENAVLRLLSDRAENFSLENLGFSKNDIEKISTAMKKTSGMILSTGPTGSGKTTTLYTLVKMLSTPEVSVITIEDPIEYAVSDIEQIQVNAQTKLSFANGLRSILRQDPNIIMVGEIRDAETATVAVNAALTGHLVLSTLHTNDAATTLPRLLDMGIEEYLIASTVTLAIGQRLVRKICQHCAKEVTLPTVLEKNLAGTTLEKILRDSKKIRRGAGCMSCGNSGYRGRISINEVLVADDAIKEAIIRRAPASKIKKIATAEGMTTMMEDGCKKVAEGITTLEEILRVVHE from the coding sequence ATGCCTCTCCCCTCTTCAGAAAAAATTGAACGTGTCGCCCAAGAACTTCTGCGCGGAGAAAATCTTTCCATTATCAATCTATTCGCCGGCCTTCTCGAAGAAGCGCACGGCGCCCGAGTTTCCGATATCCACATTGATCCAAACGTTGAAAGTGTTCGAATCCGTTTTCGAATTGACGGCGTCTTACAGCACGCGCACGACTTTCCCAAAAAAATTCACTCCGAAATTATTTCGCGAATTAAAGTTTTGGCACGTCTGCGAACCGATGAACATCAGGCAACTCAAGACGGGCGTTTCAGACACATTTTTTCAGATACCAACGAAATCGTGGACATCCGTGTTTCGATTGTGCCGACCTACCACGGCGAAAATGCGGTGTTGCGTCTGCTCTCCGACCGCGCTGAAAATTTCAGTTTGGAAAACCTCGGCTTCAGTAAAAATGACATCGAGAAAATTTCGACCGCCATGAAAAAAACCAGCGGCATGATTCTCTCAACTGGTCCAACAGGTTCGGGTAAAACCACGACACTTTACACCTTGGTCAAAATGCTGAGCACACCGGAAGTTTCGGTCATTACTATTGAAGACCCAATTGAATACGCTGTTTCAGACATCGAACAAATTCAAGTCAATGCTCAAACAAAACTTTCCTTCGCCAACGGCCTACGATCCATCCTCCGCCAAGATCCAAATATTATTATGGTTGGTGAAATCAGAGATGCCGAAACCGCAACCGTCGCCGTCAACGCCGCCCTGACGGGGCATCTCGTGCTCTCAACTCTCCACACAAACGATGCCGCCACCACCCTTCCACGCCTTTTAGATATGGGCATCGAAGAATACTTAATTGCCTCAACGGTAACTTTAGCAATTGGACAAAGGCTCGTCCGGAAAATCTGCCAGCACTGCGCAAAAGAAGTTACATTGCCAACCGTGCTAGAGAAAAATCTTGCGGGCACAACGCTTGAAAAAATTTTGAGAGATAGCAAAAAAATACGCCGAGGCGCCGGCTGTATGTCCTGTGGCAACAGCGGTTACCGCGGCAGAATTTCCATCAACGAAGTACTTGTGGCAGATGACGCAATTAAAGAGGCCATCATCCGTCGAGCACCAGCAAGCAAAATTAAAAAAATTGCAACAGCAGAAGGCATGACCACCATGATGGAAGACGGCTGTAAAAAAGTGGCGGAGGGCATCACCACGCTCGAAGAAATTTTACGCGTCGTTCATGAATAA
- a CDS encoding META domain-containing protein: MRKIISIVVVVAIILVAGFFYLNNYIYQEKQGPTDYKDATFLIENKSVTLVDGVSEVAQEGSSSKIVTKYFGNQAKGDLNKDGIPDLAFILTQETGGSGTFFYVVGAIQTPNNTYNGTDGVLLGDRVAPQSTEIRSDGILVVNFAVRQPNEPMTASPSVAKSIWLKLDLESLRFGIVEQNFEGEADPAHMTLTMKPWSWVSVLYNDAREIKPNRADVFVLTFGGDGKFTAKTDCNSAGGQYVAKDGTITFSNIFATKMYCEGSQEAEFLKLLENTSSYHFTSRGQLILDLKFDSGSVIFQ; the protein is encoded by the coding sequence ATGCGTAAAATTATTTCAATTGTCGTGGTAGTGGCTATCATTCTTGTTGCTGGGTTTTTTTACTTGAATAATTATATCTATCAAGAGAAGCAGGGTCCCACAGACTACAAAGACGCCACGTTTCTAATAGAGAACAAGTCTGTCACACTTGTTGACGGCGTATCTGAAGTGGCACAAGAAGGTTCGTCTTCAAAAATAGTCACCAAGTATTTTGGCAATCAGGCGAAAGGGGATTTGAACAAGGATGGCATTCCTGATCTTGCGTTTATTCTTACTCAAGAAACAGGTGGAAGCGGCACTTTCTTTTATGTTGTCGGAGCGATTCAAACTCCAAACAATACTTACAATGGCACGGACGGAGTTTTGCTTGGAGATAGGGTTGCTCCACAGTCAACAGAAATTCGTAGTGACGGAATATTGGTGGTAAATTTTGCAGTTCGACAGCCGAACGAGCCGATGACTGCATCACCTTCGGTTGCTAAAAGTATCTGGCTTAAACTTGATCTTGAAAGCTTGAGATTTGGCATAGTCGAACAGAATTTTGAAGGTGAAGCTGACCCTGCACACATGACACTTACTATGAAGCCTTGGAGTTGGGTTTCCGTGTTGTATAACGACGCCCGAGAGATCAAACCAAATCGCGCAGATGTTTTTGTTCTAACCTTTGGAGGCGACGGTAAATTTACAGCGAAGACTGATTGTAACAGCGCAGGAGGGCAGTATGTTGCGAAAGATGGTACGATCACCTTTAGTAATATTTTTGCCACGAAGATGTATTGTGAAGGATCACAGGAAGCGGAATTTTTAAAACTTCTTGAGAATACGAGTAGTTATCACTTTACGTCGCGAGGACAACTGATTCTTGACCTCAAGTTTGATAGCGGTTCGGTGATTTTTCAATAG
- a CDS encoding DUF2975 domain-containing protein yields the protein MKKSSTILLQVVIVLIGLGALAFMLWEPHIEGRNVNATLFQIYFNDPFLACAYTASIAFFVALYQAFKLLGYIGKNKIFSINSVRALQIIRYCAITLVAFALGAEAYLFVFQRGKDDIAGGVFMGLLIIAISGLGASVAAMFERILQKAVDIKSENDLTV from the coding sequence ATGAAAAAAAGTTCAACAATATTGCTTCAGGTGGTTATTGTGCTCATCGGCCTCGGCGCTCTTGCCTTTATGCTTTGGGAACCTCACATCGAGGGCAGAAATGTAAACGCTACCCTCTTTCAAATATATTTCAACGACCCATTCTTAGCGTGTGCGTATACAGCGTCCATCGCGTTTTTTGTAGCACTCTACCAAGCGTTCAAGTTGCTCGGATATATTGGAAAAAATAAAATCTTCTCAATAAATTCCGTGAGGGCTTTACAAATTATAAGATACTGCGCAATAACCCTCGTTGCTTTTGCGCTTGGAGCAGAGGCCTATCTATTTGTATTTCAGCGCGGTAAGGATGACATTGCGGGTGGTGTTTTCATGGGTCTTTTAATAATTGCTATCTCTGGCCTAGGCGCCAGTGTGGCCGCAATGTTTGAACGAATTTTGCAAAAAGCAGTGGACATAAAATCCGAAAACGACTTAACTGTTTAA
- a CDS encoding DUF2585 family protein has product MHFLRKYQYVFLFSLLILAVTAGIELWTGRSPWGPDGKFGWWDGNVWGSESSQRVADAYSFSHIIHGMLFYAFLWLVARRVPARYRFVLALLMEAGWELLENSPIIVDRYRAVTISLGYVGDSVLNSVSDIIMAGIGFLISRSVKVWVSILLIIIMEVGCLFWVRDNLTLNVIMLVAPQESIKNWQSEGH; this is encoded by the coding sequence ATGCATTTTCTCAGAAAATATCAGTACGTTTTTCTTTTTTCGCTCTTAATTTTGGCGGTGACCGCGGGAATTGAGTTGTGGACTGGGCGCTCGCCTTGGGGACCAGACGGAAAATTTGGTTGGTGGGATGGAAATGTTTGGGGTTCGGAAAGTTCTCAACGAGTGGCGGATGCATACTCGTTCTCGCACATTATTCACGGCATGTTGTTTTACGCTTTTTTGTGGCTGGTGGCGCGGCGGGTTCCGGCGAGATATCGATTTGTTCTTGCGCTTTTAATGGAAGCCGGCTGGGAGCTTTTGGAAAATTCTCCGATCATTGTTGATCGCTATCGAGCAGTTACAATTTCGCTTGGCTATGTCGGGGACAGCGTGCTCAATTCGGTTTCCGATATTATTATGGCGGGCATAGGATTTTTGATTTCACGAAGCGTGAAAGTTTGGGTGAGCATTCTGCTTATTATTATCATGGAGGTTGGTTGTTTGTTTTGGGTGAGGGATAATTTAACGCTAAATGTCATTATGCTGGTGGCGCCGCAGGAATCTATTAAAAATTGGCAATCGGAAGGGCATTAA
- a CDS encoding type II secretion system F family protein gives MKFIKKIWLSYFRPRLSVKEQTFLIKRLSFLISAGVPLHESLSMLLEQTRSKKQKIILKAILDDIGNGLFLSTSLSIQENAFGEFAINIIRIGESTGLLSENLSYLADELRKKQILKRKIIGAFIYPAIVTLATFGITIFLILYLFPKIMPVFASLHIKLPLSTRIVIFINKMVTHDGFLILGILFVLSIVFFIALKKIPRLHFYFDLCILKIPIIGKVIEHYNLASATRTLGILLKSGITISEALPILVNTTKNLVYRKEFLTLALVVDRGEKMSEHLKTKRNIFPDVVSQIISVGERSGNLSNSLTYVSELYDGEIDDFTKNISSIIEPVLMICMGLVVGFIAISIITPIYSITQNLHP, from the coding sequence ATGAAATTTATCAAAAAAATCTGGCTTTCTTACTTTCGGCCTCGTCTCTCAGTCAAGGAGCAAACTTTTTTGATCAAACGATTGTCATTCTTAATAAGCGCGGGTGTGCCACTGCACGAAAGTCTGTCGATGCTCCTTGAACAAACACGATCAAAGAAACAAAAAATAATTTTGAAAGCCATTTTAGACGACATTGGAAATGGACTCTTTCTCTCAACCTCACTTTCCATTCAAGAAAACGCCTTCGGGGAATTTGCCATCAATATTATACGCATCGGCGAATCCACGGGACTCTTGAGCGAAAACCTAAGTTACCTGGCGGACGAGCTTCGCAAAAAACAAATCTTGAAACGAAAAATTATCGGGGCTTTTATCTACCCCGCAATTGTCACCCTCGCCACGTTTGGTATTACGATTTTCTTAATCCTCTATTTGTTTCCCAAAATCATGCCGGTGTTTGCGAGCTTACACATCAAACTTCCCCTCTCGACGCGAATCGTGATTTTTATAAACAAAATGGTTACTCATGACGGATTTTTAATTTTAGGAATCCTCTTCGTATTATCAATTGTATTTTTTATCGCTCTCAAGAAAATTCCACGACTTCATTTTTATTTTGATCTCTGCATTCTAAAAATCCCAATCATTGGCAAAGTGATCGAGCACTATAATTTGGCCAGCGCCACCAGAACTCTCGGAATTCTTTTAAAGAGTGGCATTACGATTTCCGAAGCCCTGCCTATTTTAGTAAACACCACGAAAAATCTTGTTTACCGGAAAGAATTTCTAACCTTGGCGCTCGTCGTTGATCGCGGAGAAAAAATGTCTGAGCATCTGAAAACCAAACGAAACATTTTTCCTGATGTTGTCTCGCAAATTATTTCAGTCGGAGAACGCAGTGGTAATTTATCAAATTCTTTAACCTATGTTTCCGAATTATACGACGGAGAAATTGATGATTTCACTAAAAATATATCGAGCATTATCGAACCGGTGCTTATGATTTGCATGGGACTTGTGGTGGGTTTTATTGCGATATCAATCATTACACCGATATACAGTATCACCCAGAACTTACACCCTTAG
- a CDS encoding helix-turn-helix transcriptional regulator: MAIIINIDVYLAKRKMSVTELAEKVGITMANISVLKNGKAKAIRLSTLEAVCKALDCQPGDILEYKR, from the coding sequence ATGGCGATCATTATCAACATAGACGTTTATTTGGCCAAGCGAAAAATGAGCGTCACCGAACTCGCCGAGAAAGTTGGCATCACGATGGCCAACATTTCCGTTTTGAAAAATGGAAAAGCCAAAGCGATTCGGCTATCGACACTAGAGGCTGTTTGCAAAGCGCTTGATTGTCAACCGGGGGATATTTTGGAGTATAAAAGATAG
- a CDS encoding type II secretion system protein: MTRKNSGFTLIETLIYLALYGIIIGGTLVSVFNIFESHNRNQAKAMLEEEGAYLIGKIDWALSGANSVDTPTTNKLAIERAELPTNQNPLTFEITSGNLTLTRGTNSGEILNNSNVKLQNLTFTHVTPSEESVLPESLTATFMLIAKTSEGFEISRIFSSTKYLRK, from the coding sequence ATGACTCGAAAAAACTCTGGCTTCACATTAATAGAAACCCTTATCTACCTCGCGTTGTACGGAATAATTATCGGCGGCACGCTGGTTTCAGTTTTTAATATTTTTGAATCTCACAACCGAAACCAAGCAAAAGCCATGCTCGAGGAAGAAGGCGCGTATCTTATTGGGAAAATAGACTGGGCGCTTTCCGGAGCAAACTCAGTAGACACGCCCACGACCAACAAACTGGCAATCGAACGCGCGGAACTTCCAACCAACCAAAACCCTCTAACTTTTGAAATAACTTCGGGGAATTTAACGCTGACGCGCGGAACAAATTCCGGAGAAATTTTAAATAATAGCAATGTGAAACTACAAAATCTGACATTTACACATGTCACCCCTTCTGAAGAAAGCGTCCTTCCGGAAAGTCTAACCGCCACATTTATGCTCATCGCCAAAACTTCAGAAGGTTTTGAAATTTCCCGAATTTTTTCGTCCACAAAATATTTAAGAAAATGA
- a CDS encoding type II secretion system protein — MKKLFSKFNIKSAPTKNSGFTLIEILVVIGIIAVLATIVMIAINPARQFAQARNTQRTSHVETLLNAIGQHIADNKGVFLGGTPACPALTASTTREHIDSGSTGTGIDLSCLTPTYIPALPTDPDTTYSVAPYTGYDISVDANGRITVYASKGVEPAIAGSAEISITR, encoded by the coding sequence ATGAAAAAACTTTTTTCAAAATTCAATATAAAAAGTGCGCCCACAAAAAATTCGGGTTTCACGCTTATTGAAATTTTGGTAGTCATCGGCATCATCGCAGTCCTAGCCACCATCGTCATGATCGCGATTAATCCCGCGAGGCAATTTGCTCAAGCGAGAAACACGCAAAGAACAAGCCACGTCGAAACGCTTCTTAATGCAATCGGACAACACATTGCGGACAACAAAGGAGTTTTTCTTGGCGGCACTCCCGCCTGCCCCGCTCTTACCGCCTCGACAACAAGAGAGCATATCGATTCTGGATCAACAGGAACTGGAATTGATCTTTCATGTTTGACGCCGACGTACATTCCCGCATTACCAACCGATCCTGATACAACATATTCTGTTGCGCCGTACACAGGTTATGACATCAGTGTCGATGCCAACGGAAGAATTACGGTGTACGCAAGTAAGGGGGTCGAGCCGGCGATTGCTGGAAGTGCGGAGATTTCGATTACAAGATAA
- a CDS encoding TIGR02391 family protein, whose amino-acid sequence MVKRKQPEPIEANLSYQQMEAAIPKIDRRIADLENFDVNSITDRSDARINALEKSLDALLVSVFGAGTVEYDRYHWQVTRLDIASMNMMHRTPIHEIHEGLRRGIATAKAHLEVIKKGFLEELGDAGLNSAGKTLKAYEGLELHPEIERAVGNLYRDGHYANAVEDATKALNALVRMRSGIEDKDGSTLMETVFSPKNPLLKFNKLVDVSDIDEQRGFMMMFAGAVAGLRNPRAHKIIKDDPEMALEFIAFVSLLAKLVDKSSK is encoded by the coding sequence ATGGTAAAGAGAAAACAACCCGAACCAATAGAAGCAAATCTGTCATATCAACAAATGGAGGCAGCTATTCCTAAAATTGACAGGAGGATAGCCGATCTTGAAAATTTCGATGTCAATTCCATTACTGACCGAAGCGATGCAAGAATTAATGCACTCGAGAAATCATTAGATGCACTACTGGTTTCCGTTTTTGGGGCGGGAACAGTGGAATACGATCGTTACCATTGGCAAGTTACACGTTTGGATATTGCTTCAATGAACATGATGCATCGAACCCCAATTCATGAAATTCACGAAGGGTTACGTCGCGGTATTGCTACCGCTAAAGCTCATTTGGAAGTAATCAAAAAAGGATTTCTTGAAGAACTTGGAGATGCGGGACTTAATTCTGCGGGAAAAACTCTAAAAGCATATGAAGGACTTGAACTACATCCCGAAATTGAGCGTGCGGTCGGTAATCTATACAGAGATGGTCACTATGCAAATGCTGTGGAGGATGCAACCAAAGCGCTCAACGCTTTGGTACGAATGCGTAGCGGCATTGAAGACAAAGATGGTAGTACGCTGATGGAGACGGTTTTTAGTCCAAAAAATCCACTTCTGAAATTTAACAAACTCGTTGATGTTTCTGATATAGATGAGCAAAGGGGATTTATGATGATGTTTGCTGGAGCTGTAGCTGGATTGCGCAATCCGCGCGCTCATAAGATTATCAAGGATGACCCAGAGATGGCGTTGGAATTTATTGCCTTTGTCAGTCTTCTGGCAAAACTAGTGGATAAAAGCTCAAAATAA